The following are from one region of the Lytechinus variegatus isolate NC3 chromosome 4, Lvar_3.0, whole genome shotgun sequence genome:
- the LOC121413655 gene encoding 4-galactosyl-N-acetylglucosaminide 3-alpha-L-fucosyltransferase 9-like, producing MFCRRRQLGRYIIVVTGVLFILLMTYGWTRKSWMRDEEGKEMKERAVEPSTPRMPLRYFSRVIQNGASLDEEIRHDLGETEPQNSSCWRQVQIWSQDIYNIRPQGIQPCPGIPCGIQLVFDTSYQTLKDSHAVLLYHVSQWNWDELTSHKPKGQKWIFFSHESPINTRKDIIPPQKYINISYDYLMSFRFRESHLYGSYGYYDTVNPSIALNDTRNWADGRKRKVAWLASNCGNSPFLHWNRTGFVRELSKLVDVGMYGKCGEAGACPSRYQQVNGNDYLSSCNDFLRQFKFYLALENCACRDYMSEKFWNHAYNLDLVPIVFGPSRADYKAVAPPNSFIHVEDFETIQDLADYINLLDKNDHLYNKFFEWKKYGSVVVSREQWLFEPKNMCQVVRRLLADEKAEREGIQTPALPDLTEWWTNSCRQSIPEFPIKMQRQ from the coding sequence ATGTTCTGTCGTCGCCGACAACTGGGAAGATATATCATCGTAGTTACTGGTGTGTTGTTCATTCTACTGATGACGTACGGTTGGACTAGGAAGTCATGGATGAGGGATGAGGagggaaaagaaatgaaagagagagcAGTGGAACCATCAACCCCTCGTATGCCTCTTAGATACTTTTCTCGTGTCATACAGAACGGTGCATCCTTGGATGAAGAAATTCGACACGATCTTGGCGAAACGGAGCCTCAAAATTCCAGTTGTTGGAGACAAGTTCAAATATGGAGCCAAGATATTTATAATATCCGACCACAAGGGATACAACCGTGTCCGGGAATACCCTGTGGTATTCAATTGGTCTTTGACACGAGCTATCAAACCTTGAAAGACAGCCACGCCGTCTTGCTCTATCACGTTTCCCAGTGGAATTGGGATGAATTGACAAGCCATAAACCGAAAGGGCAAAAATGGATCTTTTTCTCTCACGAAAGTCCAATTAATACACGAAAGGACATCATCCCGCCTCAAAAGTACATTAACATATCATATGACTATTTAATGTCCTTCCGCTTCAGGGAGTCACATCTCTATGGTAGCTATGGATACTACGATACTGTCAATCCCTCGATTGCTTTGAACGATACGCGAAATTGGGCAGATGGTCGGAAAAGGAAGGTGGCCTGGTTGGCTTCCAACTGTGGGAACAGCCCATTTCTCCACTGGAACAGGACAGGGTTCGTCAGAGAACTCTCCAAACTTGTGGATGTCGGAATGTACGGAAAGTGTGGTGAAGCAGGTGCCTGTCCCTCAAGGTATCAACAGGTAAACGGAAATGACTATTTGTCCTCTTGTAACGATTTCCTTCGGCAGTTCAAGTTCTACCTCGCCCTTGAGAACTGCGCCTGTCGGGACTACATGAGCGAAAAATTCTGGAACCATGCTTACAATCTAGATTTGGTCCCCATTGTGTTTGGACCAAGCCGCGCAGACTACAAGGCGGTAGCTCCACCGAATTCATTCATCCATGTGGAGGACTTTGAAACGATCCAGGACCTGGCCGACTATATAAATCTCTTGGACAAGAATGACCATCTGTACAACAAATTCtttgaatggaaaaaatatgggTCTGTAGTCGTCAGTAGAGAACAGTGGCTCTTTGAGCCTAAGAATATGTGTCAAGTCGTCAGGAGACTGTTAGCTGACGAGAAGGCAGAAAGGGAGGGTATCCAGACGCCTGCCCTTCCCGACTTAACAGAGTGGTGGACAAATTCATGTCGCCAAAGCATTCCAGAATTTCCAATTAAGATGCAGAGACAATAG